In a genomic window of Streptomyces koelreuteriae:
- the dapF gene encoding diaminopimelate epimerase, which translates to MSTRTRIPFLKGHGTENDFVIVPDPENTIDLPPATVAALCDRRAGIGGDGLLHVVRSAAHPEARHLAAEAEWFMDYRNGDGSIAEMCGNGVRVFARYLQRAGHVTEGDIAVATRGGVKAVHIAKEGDVTVGMGRALLPEGDVTVSVGERSWPARNVNMGNPHAVAFVEDLSHAGDLLSPPPFSPAAAYPDGVNVEFVIDRGPGHVAMRVHERGSGETRSCGTGACAVAVATARRDGADPAATGAPATYTVDVPGGTLVITERPDGEIEMTGPAVIVAEGEIDSAWLETATGA; encoded by the coding sequence ATGAGCACGCGCACGCGGATCCCCTTCCTCAAGGGCCACGGCACCGAGAACGACTTCGTGATCGTCCCGGACCCCGAGAACACCATCGACCTGCCCCCCGCCACCGTCGCCGCCCTGTGCGACCGCCGCGCGGGCATCGGCGGCGACGGACTGCTGCACGTGGTGCGCTCCGCAGCGCACCCCGAGGCAAGGCACCTGGCGGCCGAGGCGGAGTGGTTCATGGACTACCGCAACGGCGACGGCTCGATCGCGGAGATGTGCGGCAACGGCGTGCGCGTGTTCGCGCGCTACCTCCAGCGCGCCGGGCACGTGACCGAAGGGGACATCGCCGTCGCCACGCGCGGGGGCGTGAAGGCCGTGCACATCGCCAAGGAGGGTGACGTCACCGTGGGTATGGGCAGGGCGCTGCTCCCCGAGGGCGACGTCACGGTGAGCGTCGGCGAGCGGAGCTGGCCCGCGCGGAACGTCAACATGGGCAACCCGCACGCCGTCGCCTTCGTGGAGGACCTGTCCCACGCGGGCGACCTGCTCTCCCCGCCGCCCTTCAGCCCGGCCGCGGCCTACCCGGACGGTGTGAACGTCGAGTTCGTGATCGACCGTGGCCCCGGGCACGTCGCGATGCGCGTGCACGAGCGGGGTTCCGGCGAGACCCGCTCGTGCGGCACGGGCGCGTGCGCGGTCGCCGTGGCCACCGCCCGGCGCGACGGCGCCGACCCGGCGGCCACCGGCGCCCCGGCGACGTACACCGTGGACGTCCCCGGCGGCACCCTGGTGATCACCGAGCGGCCCGACGGCGAGATCGAGATGACCGGCCCGGCCGTGATCGTGGCCGAGGGTGAGATCGACTCGGCCTGGCTGGAAACCGCCACCGGCGCGTGA
- the miaA gene encoding tRNA (adenosine(37)-N6)-dimethylallyltransferase MiaA — MSSAPPAPRVIAVVGPTAAGKSDLGVFLAQRLGGEVVNADSMQLYRGMDIGTAKLTPEERGGVPHHLMDIWDVTVTASVAEYQRLARERIEALLAEGRWPVLVGGSGLYVRGAVDKMEFPGTDPELRARLEDELTLRGPGALHARLAAADPEAARAILPSNGRRVVRALEVIEITGRPFTANLPGHDSVYDTLQIGVDVARPELHERITQRVDRMWDAGLVDEVRALEAQGLREGRTASRALGYQQVLAALAGECTIEEARAETVRATKRFARRQDSWFRRDPRVHWLSGAAADLTELPQLALSLVERPVTA, encoded by the coding sequence GTGAGCAGTGCACCCCCCGCCCCCCGCGTCATCGCCGTCGTCGGACCAACCGCGGCCGGAAAGTCCGATCTGGGCGTTTTCCTGGCCCAGCGTCTCGGCGGCGAGGTCGTCAACGCCGACTCCATGCAGCTCTACCGAGGGATGGACATCGGCACCGCCAAGCTGACGCCCGAGGAGCGCGGCGGCGTCCCGCACCACCTCATGGACATCTGGGACGTGACCGTCACGGCGTCCGTCGCCGAGTACCAGCGCCTCGCCCGGGAGCGGATCGAGGCGCTGCTCGCCGAGGGCCGCTGGCCGGTCCTGGTCGGCGGCTCCGGACTGTATGTGCGCGGAGCCGTCGACAAGATGGAGTTCCCCGGCACCGACCCCGAGCTCCGCGCCCGCCTGGAGGACGAACTCACGCTGCGCGGCCCGGGTGCGCTGCACGCCCGCCTGGCCGCCGCCGACCCGGAGGCCGCGCGCGCGATCCTGCCGAGCAACGGCCGCCGGGTGGTCCGGGCCCTCGAGGTGATCGAGATCACCGGCAGGCCCTTCACCGCCAACCTCCCCGGCCACGACTCCGTCTACGACACCCTCCAGATCGGCGTCGACGTGGCCCGCCCGGAGCTGCACGAGCGCATCACACAGCGGGTCGACCGCATGTGGGACGCCGGCCTCGTGGACGAGGTGCGCGCACTGGAGGCGCAGGGGTTGCGAGAAGGGCGTACGGCCTCGCGCGCACTCGGCTACCAGCAGGTCCTCGCGGCGCTTGCCGGGGAGTGCACGATCGAGGAAGCGCGGGCCGAGACCGTACGCGCCACCAAGCGCTTCGCGCGCCGTCAGGATTCATGGTTCAGGCGCGATCCCCGGGTGCACTGGTTGAGTGGGGCGGCGGCCGATCTCACAGAACTTCCGCAGCTCGCGCTGTCCTTGGTCGAACGACCGGTTACAGCCTGA
- a CDS encoding RelA/SpoT family protein → MSAEATNSVTPGPMPGAVSEPVTPTAPRRKARPRIDLRRLGRAALLGPAARDRLPDAISHVVEAHRAHHPEADLEPLRHAYVLAESSHRGQMRKSGEPYITHPLAVTLILAELGAETTTLTASLLHDTVEDTDVTLDQVRDQFGEEVRYLVDGVTKLEKVDYGAAAESETFRKMLVATGNDVRVMSIKLADRLHNMRTLGVMRPEKQERIAKVTRDVLIPLAERLGVQALKTELEDLVFAILHPEEYAHTRELIVRNAARADDPLAEVADEVRTVLREADIPAEVLIRPRHFVSVHRVSRKRGRLRGSDFGRLLVLVNEDADCYGVLGELHTCMTPVVSEFKDFIAVPKFNLYQSLHTAVARENGQVVEVLIRTHQMHKVAEAGVVALGNPYAPAPEDPADGERVDPTRPGWLSRLLDWQEAASDPDHFWSTLREDLAQDREITVFRPDGGTIGLPDGATCVDAAYAQYGEDAHACIGARVNGRLATLSTVLKDGDTVQLLMGQDAASEPSREWLEHAHTPAARIAIQRWLTAHPAQAEAQRSEARQDRQAEERAAAPRPAGGDTSGADGPAPEQTSARPATGHVLADLPDATVRLAGCCTPVPPDEITGFSVRGGAVTVHRVGCAAVARMKDAGRPEVGVRWGDTTECRVTLTAESFVRPHLLADLTEAMALEGAEIVSATVEPPTQQQVRHTYTVQLPDAARLPALMRAMRDVAGVYDVSRAQPQPQGG, encoded by the coding sequence ATGAGTGCGGAGGCCACGAATTCCGTGACCCCAGGCCCGATGCCGGGTGCGGTGTCAGAACCGGTGACGCCGACAGCCCCGCGGAGAAAGGCCCGCCCCCGGATCGACCTGCGCCGCCTGGGCCGTGCGGCGCTCCTCGGCCCCGCCGCGCGCGACCGGCTGCCCGACGCCATCAGCCATGTGGTCGAGGCCCACCGCGCCCACCACCCCGAGGCCGACCTCGAACCCCTGCGCCACGCCTACGTCCTGGCCGAGTCCTCGCACCGCGGGCAGATGCGCAAGAGCGGCGAGCCGTACATCACGCACCCACTCGCCGTGACCCTGATCCTCGCCGAACTCGGCGCCGAGACCACGACGTTGACCGCATCCCTGCTCCACGACACCGTCGAGGACACGGACGTGACGCTCGACCAGGTCCGCGACCAGTTCGGCGAGGAGGTCCGCTACCTCGTCGACGGCGTCACCAAACTGGAGAAGGTCGACTACGGCGCCGCCGCCGAGTCCGAGACCTTTCGCAAGATGCTCGTCGCCACCGGCAACGACGTCCGCGTGATGTCGATCAAACTCGCCGACCGGCTGCACAACATGCGCACCCTCGGCGTCATGCGCCCCGAGAAACAGGAGCGCATCGCCAAGGTGACACGTGACGTGCTCATTCCGCTCGCCGAACGGCTCGGCGTCCAGGCGCTCAAGACCGAACTGGAAGACTTGGTCTTCGCGATCCTCCACCCCGAGGAGTACGCGCACACCAGAGAGCTGATCGTCCGCAACGCCGCCCGCGCGGACGACCCGCTCGCGGAGGTCGCCGACGAGGTGCGGACCGTGCTGCGCGAGGCGGACATCCCCGCCGAAGTCCTCATCCGGCCCCGCCACTTCGTCTCCGTGCACCGCGTCTCCCGCAAACGCGGCCGGCTCCGCGGCTCCGACTTCGGCCGCCTCCTGGTCCTGGTGAACGAGGACGCCGACTGCTACGGCGTCCTGGGCGAACTCCACACCTGTATGACGCCGGTGGTCTCGGAGTTCAAGGACTTCATCGCCGTACCGAAGTTCAACCTGTACCAGTCCCTGCACACGGCCGTCGCCCGGGAGAACGGGCAGGTCGTCGAAGTCCTGATCCGCACGCACCAGATGCACAAGGTCGCCGAGGCCGGAGTGGTCGCGCTCGGCAACCCCTACGCTCCGGCCCCCGAGGACCCGGCCGACGGCGAGCGCGTCGACCCCACCCGCCCCGGCTGGCTCTCCCGGCTCCTCGACTGGCAGGAGGCGGCGTCCGACCCGGACCACTTCTGGTCGACACTGCGCGAGGACCTCGCCCAGGACCGCGAGATCACCGTGTTCCGGCCCGACGGCGGCACCATCGGCCTGCCCGACGGGGCGACCTGTGTGGACGCCGCCTACGCGCAGTACGGCGAGGACGCCCACGCGTGCATCGGCGCCCGGGTAAACGGCCGCCTGGCGACGCTGAGCACCGTCCTCAAGGACGGCGACACCGTCCAGCTCCTCATGGGCCAGGACGCGGCGTCCGAGCCGTCTCGGGAGTGGCTGGAGCACGCCCACACCCCCGCGGCCCGCATCGCCATCCAGCGCTGGCTGACCGCCCACCCCGCACAGGCCGAGGCCCAGCGGAGCGAGGCCCGGCAGGACCGCCAGGCCGAGGAACGCGCGGCGGCCCCCCGGCCCGCCGGCGGCGACACCTCCGGCGCGGACGGACCGGCCCCCGAACAGACATCCGCCCGCCCCGCCACCGGCCATGTCCTCGCCGACCTCCCCGACGCGACCGTCCGGCTCGCCGGCTGTTGTACGCCGGTACCGCCCGACGAGATCACCGGCTTCTCCGTACGCGGCGGAGCGGTCACCGTGCACCGCGTCGGGTGCGCCGCCGTGGCCCGTATGAAGGACGCGGGGCGGCCGGAGGTCGGCGTGCGCTGGGGCGACACCACCGAGTGCCGGGTCACGCTCACCGCCGAATCGTTCGTCCGGCCCCATCTGCTCGCAGACCTCACCGAGGCCATGGCCCTCGAAGGCGCCGAGATCGTCTCCGCGACCGTCGAGCCCCCGACCCAGCAGCAGGTGCGGCACACGTACACCGTGCAACTCCCGGACGCGGCCCGGCTGCCCGCCCTCATGCGCGCGATGCGCGACGTGGCCGGGGTGTACGACGTCAGCCGGGCGCAGCCGCAGCCGCAGGGCGGCTGA
- a CDS encoding class III extradiol dioxygenase subunit B-like domain-containing protein, with amino-acid sequence MLVAAAVCPCPPLLVPEVAAGAAPELDAARAACTDALGVLAAARPDRLVVVGPLGGAGPETYPEGTRGSFGSFGVDLDVRLGSAEGAQGEARLPYSLAVAAWLLGRTGWSDAPVEGLGVGESLTTERCAETGRDIAARAERVALLVMGDASACRTLKAPGYLDERAAPFDADVARALGAADLAALTALDAGLAHELKASGRAPWQVLAGAAEGADLGGSLLYEDAPYGVGYLVATWS; translated from the coding sequence ATGCTTGTCGCCGCCGCTGTCTGCCCCTGCCCGCCCCTTCTGGTCCCCGAGGTCGCCGCGGGCGCCGCACCGGAGCTGGACGCCGCGCGGGCGGCCTGCACGGACGCCCTGGGTGTGCTCGCCGCGGCACGGCCCGACCGGCTCGTGGTGGTCGGTCCGCTGGGGGGCGCGGGGCCCGAGACCTACCCGGAGGGGACACGGGGCTCGTTCGGGAGCTTCGGTGTCGATCTCGACGTACGGCTGGGGTCGGCTGAGGGCGCACAGGGGGAAGCGCGGCTGCCGTACTCGCTGGCGGTGGCCGCCTGGCTGCTGGGGCGGACCGGGTGGTCCGACGCCCCGGTCGAGGGGCTCGGCGTCGGGGAATCCCTCACGACCGAGAGGTGCGCCGAGACCGGACGGGACATCGCCGCACGGGCCGAGCGGGTCGCGCTGCTGGTGATGGGGGACGCCAGTGCGTGCCGGACGCTCAAGGCCCCGGGCTATCTGGACGAACGGGCGGCGCCCTTCGACGCGGACGTCGCGCGAGCGCTCGGCGCGGCGGACCTTGCCGCCCTCACGGCGCTGGACGCAGGGCTCGCGCACGAGCTGAAGGCGTCCGGCCGGGCCCCCTGGCAGGTCCTGGCGGGTGCGGCCGAGGGCGCGGACCTCGGCGGATCACTGCTGTACGAGGACGCGCCGTACGGCGTGGGATACCTCGTGGCCACCTGGTCGTAG
- a CDS encoding antitoxin — protein MGLLDNMKAKLGPAKGKVSDLAQRHEGKVHHGLEKAAHAVDKRTKGKYSDKIQSGTGKAKGAMGRLAHKGDHGPDAADTTPPREAGGTTPPPTAGGTAPPEGPPPTS, from the coding sequence ATGGGTCTCCTGGACAACATGAAGGCCAAGCTGGGCCCGGCCAAGGGCAAGGTCTCGGACCTCGCGCAGCGGCACGAGGGCAAGGTGCACCACGGTCTCGAGAAGGCCGCGCATGCCGTCGACAAGAGGACCAAGGGCAAGTACAGCGACAAGATCCAGTCGGGTACGGGCAAGGCCAAGGGCGCCATGGGCCGACTCGCGCACAAGGGCGACCACGGACCGGACGCGGCGGACACGACACCGCCGCGGGAGGCGGGTGGCACCACGCCACCGCCGACCGCGGGCGGCACCGCGCCGCCGGAGGGACCACCGCCCACTTCCTGA